Within the Candidatus Fermentibacter sp. genome, the region ATCGCGGTGCTGTCGGGCAGTGCTACGGATGGCGACCAGTTGCGGTCGAAGTCCATCTGCGCGGGCACGAGCCCGAGCGTATCGAGCGCCTGCACCAGGGCGGATTCGGCCTCCGCCGGCAGCGCGATCACGGGGAGCCCGGCGGCCTCACCGCCGTCCGGGGCATCGCCTCCCGATCCCGTACCCGCGCTCCGGGCGACCCCCGGAAGGAACGCCATCACACCGATCAGAAGAAGATTCGTGAATCTCATCGCCCCTCCGGATACTTTCTGGTTTGAAACGGCTGAAATGCTACAACCTAAAGCATGGTTTCCTGTTACTGCCATCGCATCATCTATGTGCGGCTTCCTGCTCCGGTCTCCGAAACATCAGGCAGGAGCATCCCGTTGCTGAACAGATCCATGATCGCCTTCAGGAACCCGGTCTCATCAATCTACTCGTAACCGTGTACCAGTCCAAACACGGCCGCCAGACGGCCATCCCAGGCACGCCCGCGGAGCATGGCGAGAGAGACCATGCATCACGTTATATTCCTGGAGCGGGTGGGGGCGGCCCCAGAGGCCTGAGAGAGAACCCCTGGAACTTGATCCGAGTAATATCGGCGGAAGGAACCCGCTGCCTGCTCCGCGCAGGCCCTCCGCCCCTCTGACAAGGGGGAGCCATGTCCGTATCCACGATCCAGCCTGCTGCCCTGCTCTCGGAATCCGCCTCCACCGGGCTCGCCGCCCTCAGGGCGGAGAGGCCCCTGATCCACCACATCACGAACTCGGTGGTGACGAACTTCACTGCCAACATCACGCTCTGCCTCGGGGCGTCGCCCGTCATGGCCCCGGCCGCCGAGGAGTCGGCCGAGATGGTCCGCGCCGCGGGCGCTCTCGTTCTCAACATCGGCACGCTCGACCCCGCGATGGTCGGCAGCATGATCTCAGCGGGGCGCCGGGCGAACGAGCTCTCGATCCCGGTGGTCTTCGACCCCGTCGGAGCCGGCGTCACGGCCCTGCGGAGGGACGCCTGCACCTTCATCATGCGGGAGGTCAGGATCTCGATAGTGCGGGGCAACCCGGGCGAGATCATGGCCATGGGCGGGCGCACGGGTTCGGTGCGCGGCGTGGATTCTCTCGACAGGTCCGGTGACCGGAGCCTCTTCGACGAACTGGCGTCCGAATGGAAGGCGGTCATCGCGGCAACGGGGCCGGTCGACTACGTGACCGACGGTTCCCGCGCCTTCGAGGTGCGCAACGGCCATCCCCTGCTCGGGATGGTGACAGGCACGGGATGCGGCGCGACTACCGCCGTGGCCTGCTTCGCCGCCCAGGGAGGGGATCTCCTGGCCGGGGCTGCGGGCGCCCTCTCGGTCTACGGTGCCGCGGCGGAGAAGGCGGCCCTCAAGGCGGAAGGCCCCGGCACCTTCGTACCGCTCTTCCTCGACGCCCTGGCCTCGATCCGCCCGGCCGAGGCCGGCGGGCTCGCACGGTGAGCAGGGACAGGGCATGAGCGCTGACAGGATCCCCCGCGACAGGCTGATCGAGCTTATGAAGGTCTACTTCGTCACGGACCCGCGCCTGTTCCTTCCGGGGACGGTCGAGGAGACGTGCAGGGACGTCCTGATGGCCGGCGTCAGGACCATACAGCTCCGCGACAAGGAGGCGCCGCCCGGCGACCTGCTCGCGACCGCAGGGCGGCTGAAGTCGCTCTGCCTCGACTACGGCGCCCTGTTTATCATCAATGACGACCCGGGCACGGCCGTCAGGATCGGCGCCCACGGCGTCCACGTCGGACAGGGGGATATGCCCGCGGCAGAGGCGCGCATGATCATGGGCCCCGGCCCCGTCCTCGGCGTCTCGGTGCGCACCCCGCGGGAGGCGGCGCAGGCCGAGCGGGCAGGCGCAGACTACGTGGCCGCGAACGGAGTCTTCGCGACCCCCACGAAGACCGATCTCGAAGCCCCCCTGGGCCTCGAGGGCATCAGGCGGATCAGGGCCGCGACCTCGCTCCCCCTCGTGGCGATAGGCGGGATCAGCTCGGTGAACGCCGCGGAGGTGCTCGCCGCCGGGGCCGACTGCCTCGCCGGGGTCCGCATCCGGTGGGACGCGGAGCTGATCGGGCGCTACGCTCCGGGAGCCGCCCCGACCGCAGACCGGGCGGGGGACGCCTGAACCCCCCCGGCGCCGGCGAAGGCGAGCTGCCCGCAGCTCGCGCCGTTCTCCCCCTCTGCCGGGAGCCCTACGCTGACGATCACATCGAAGCCCGCCTCCCGGATCGACGAGGCGAGGCCGACTATCCCTGCATCCGACCGGGATGAGAAACGCGATACCAGGCCCGATTCGACCGCCCTCCCCGTAGCATTCAGAGGAGTGAGCTTCACGAGGCACTTGTCCGGATCGAAGGCGTCCCTCAGCACCCGGGCATCGACGGGCACGCCTTCAGCGACCGCGAAGTTGAGCGCGACCTTCCTGTCGCCGGGTCCGGTGAAGCCGCTCCCGAGTGCGGAAAGCCCGTCAAGGTCCTCCACCGCGAAGGGGATCAGCCTCTCCCGGGCGCTCTGCGATGTCGACTGGACCGAGAGCTGGAGCTGGAACATCCCGCCGGGATAGAACTCGTCCTTAGCGATCCTGAGCCCGGCGAACCACGGCGACGAGCGGACCGGCACGACGGAAGCCACGCACGGCATCAGCCCCGGCAGGCGGTGGCGGGCCGGGAGCTCGCTTATGACGTCGATCACCGCCGGATTGAGGGAGGGCTCGCCCATGCGGGCGAACTGAACCTTGAGCTTCGGGCAGCCGGGGGCATCCCGGCCGGCCCAGGAGGCGAGGAGTAAGTCGATCTGGGCGTGGATCTCCTCCGCCGAGAGGTTGTCGTGGAAGCTCCTCCCGGCGTCGCACATGAGGCAGCCGACGGGGCAGCCGAACTGCGACGAGACCACGAGCACCATCTTGCTCTCGCGAGGAAGCGCCGGATCGAGCGCCCCGACGCACTCCACCGCGCCCCACGACTCGCGCCTGAGGCGCATGAGATGGATCCTGGCCACCCCGCCGACTTCGACCGTCCTGTCGATCATCCGTTCCCTCCATGATCAGGAAACCTCATCCCAGCAACCTCCTCGCAGCTAGGCACCCGTCCGCCATCGCGGCCGAGACGTACCTCTCCGCCCTTCCCGTAGCATCACCCGCGACGGCCAGCCTCCCGTCCGCGCAGTCGCCCGAGATGGCAGGGAGGACGGGCCTCCTGCCGATCGCGGCCAGCACCGCGCCAGTCTCGAGGAGGCCCCTCCCGCCGGAAGCCTTCCCGCGCCCCCGGACCCTGTCTGATTCCCCGAGCCGGAGGATGAAGCCGCCGCCGCACGGTTCGGCCCGCTCGACCACGGTTCCCGGGAGCAGCTCGACGCCTGCCTCCAGGGCCGCACCCACGAGCCATGCGGGGGCCGGAGGACGGGCGGCGCGGCACACCACTGTCACCGCCCGGCCGTGCGAGGCGAGGAGCCTCGCCTAGTCGAACGCGGCATCCCCGCCTCCGATCACGCACGCGGAGCCTTCCGGGGATCCTGCCAGGAGCGCCCGGGCCGACGGGTAGAATCCGGGGCCGAAGGAGCCGGGGAGCCCCTCGATCGACGGCTCCACGGCCTCTGTGCCGGTCGCCGCCACGACGGCCGACGCCCGCATCGCCCCTCCCGCGGGATCCCTGAGCACGACTCCGCGCATGCCGCACTCCACCGACGCTATCGACGCGTGTACGACAGGGATCCCCCAGCGGCCCAGCAGTTCGGCGAACTGCGCGGCGACCTCGCATCCGGCCATCACACCTCCGGGGAGGTTGCGCACCTCGAAGGCCTCCCGCACGAGCCCGCCAGCCGAGCCGGAGCCGTCGAACAGGAGTGGCTCGAAACCGAGGCGCGCGGCCTCCACTGCGGCGGACACCCCGGCGGGACCCGCGCCTATCACTGCGATTCGGTGCGGATTGCTCACGAAAGCCCCAGTTGCCGGAGGATCCCGGCCGAATCCTCGACTCCGCCGAGGGCGTGACCCATGCAGAGGAGCGCCGCCTCGTGGAGGTCGCGCCTGATCGAGGCGCAGGCGTCGGATGCGACCGAGACGTCGAAGCCCCGTTCGAAGGCGTCCCTTGCGGTGGACTCGACGCAGATGTGCGTCTGGAACCCGCAGATCACCAGCCTCGAGACGCCGAGCCCGGCCAGGTGCGCGGGGAGCCCGGTCCCTCTGAAAGCGGAGTAGCAGGACTTGGTGAAGACCCTCCCGGCAGGGACGGCTCCCAGCCGCGGGTCGAGCGAGGCCTCCGGCGAACCCTCCATGATGAAGCTCCTCCAGCGGGAGCCCATGCCGCCCGGACGCGGTACGGAAGCGTGGGCGTGCCTCGTGGCGGCTACGGGGAGGCCGGCCGAGGAGAACGCGGCCGCGAGGCGGCGGATAGCCTCGAGCGCGGCACCGGCGCCTTCCACGCGGGTCCTGGATGAGGCGGACGTGAAGGCGTTCTGGCATTCGACGATCAGGAGCGCGGCGGCTCCCGGGCGGGGCCCGCGGCCCGTGGCGATGCATGTCGATGGGTGCAGAAAAGCCATCCTTCCCGCATGGTCTGGATGGCTTCAGGCCTGGACATGACCCTGCGGCCGGAATCTCGCTCCGGTGCACGCCCGGGTCAACCCGCGGAAGGCTACCTGCACCTATCGGCCGTTCTCGGGGAGATACCGGTAGAGACCGCCCATCCACAGGTGACAGCTCTGCGTATCGAATCGATCCGAGGAGCGGATCAGCGGCTGCGGACATGTATCCGGCCGGGCTCGCCTTCCAGGATCCGCCCGATGACTGCCGGGCGGCATCCTTCCGATGCTTCCAGACCGGCGATCAGCGACGGCAGGCTGTCAGGATCTACCGCGGAGAGCAGGCCTCCCGATGTCTGGGCATCGCACAGGAGAAGCCGCAGTTCATCGGGGACGCCCTCTCCATACTGAACCCAGTCCTCCAGGAAGGCGCGGTTCGAGCGGGTTCCCCCGGCAACCAAACCTGCACGGGCATAGTCGAGCGCCGCAGAGATGAGAGGAACCCTCTCCGGATCGACTTCCGCGGAGACCCCGCTTGCGTACGCAAGGCTCCGGAGATGCCCCAGCAGCCCGAAGCCCGTCACATCCGTCACAGCATGCGCCCCGATCCCGG harbors:
- the thiM gene encoding hydroxyethylthiazole kinase, with protein sequence MSVSTIQPAALLSESASTGLAALRAERPLIHHITNSVVTNFTANITLCLGASPVMAPAAEESAEMVRAAGALVLNIGTLDPAMVGSMISAGRRANELSIPVVFDPVGAGVTALRRDACTFIMREVRISIVRGNPGEIMAMGGRTGSVRGVDSLDRSGDRSLFDELASEWKAVIAATGPVDYVTDGSRAFEVRNGHPLLGMVTGTGCGATTAVACFAAQGGDLLAGAAGALSVYGAAAEKAALKAEGPGTFVPLFLDALASIRPAEAGGLAR
- the thiE gene encoding thiamine phosphate synthase → MSADRIPRDRLIELMKVYFVTDPRLFLPGTVEETCRDVLMAGVRTIQLRDKEAPPGDLLATAGRLKSLCLDYGALFIINDDPGTAVRIGAHGVHVGQGDMPAAEARMIMGPGPVLGVSVRTPREAAQAERAGADYVAANGVFATPTKTDLEAPLGLEGIRRIRAATSLPLVAIGGISSVNAAEVLAAGADCLAGVRIRWDAELIGRYAPGAAPTADRAGDA
- a CDS encoding FAD-dependent oxidoreductase, producing MIGAGPAGVSAAVEAARLGFEPLLFDGSGSAGGLVREAFEVRNLPGGVMAGCEVAAQFAELLGRWGIPVVHASIASVECGMRGVVLRDPAGGAMRASAVVAATGTEAVEPSIEGLPGSFGPGFYPSARALLAGSPEGSACVIGGGDAAFD
- a CDS encoding isochorismatase family cysteine hydrolase, yielding MAFLHPSTCIATGRGPRPGAAALLIVECQNAFTSASSRTRVEGAGAALEAIRRLAAAFSSAGLPVAATRHAHASVPRPGGMGSRWRSFIMEGSPEASLDPRLGAVPAGRVFTKSCYSAFRGTGLPAHLAGLGVSRLVICGFQTHICVESTARDAFERGFDVSVASDACASIRRDLHEAALLCMGHALGGVEDSAGILRQLGLS